A window of the Dryobates pubescens isolate bDryPub1 chromosome 36, bDryPub1.pri, whole genome shotgun sequence genome harbors these coding sequences:
- the PCGF2 gene encoding polycomb group RING finger protein 2 isoform X2, with protein sequence MHRTTRIKITELNPHLMCALCGGYFIDATTIVECLHSFCKTCIVRYLETNKYCPMCDVQVHKTRPLLSIRSDKTLQDIVYKLVPGLFKDEMKRRRDFYAAYPMAEVPNGSNEDRGEVSEQAKGSLPEEEIVSLSIEFYEGSREEKKGAVENGDLEKEKNGVRFLRCPAAMTVMHLAKFLRNKMDVPSKYKVEVLYEDEPLKEYYTLMDIAYIYPWRRNGPLPLKYRVQPACKRLKLAPLPPSEGTNTSGASECESLSDKAHSPATLPATSSSLPSPATPSHGSPSSTTTGSGTALNGTASSNCHPLPPRGRKTTVNGSVGSALS encoded by the exons ATGCACAGGACCACCAGGATAAAGATCACTGagctcaacccccacctgatGTGCGCCTTGTGCGGCGGCTACTTCATCGACGCCACCACCATCGTGGAGTGCCTGCACTCCT TCTGCAAAACCTGCATCGTTCGCTACCTGGAGACCAACAAGTACTGCCCCATGTGTGATGTGCAGGTGCACAAAACCAGGCCCCTCCTCAGCATCag GTCAGACAAGACCCTCCAGGACATTGTGTACAAGCTGGTGCCAGGGCTCTTCAAAG atGAGATGAAGAGGCGGCGAGACTTCTACGCAGCCtaccccatggcagagg tTCCCAATGGCTCCAACGAGGACCGCGGGGAGGTGTCGGAGCAGGCGAAGGGCAGCCTGCCGGAGGAGGAGATCGTCAGCCTCTCCATTGAGTTCTATGAAGGATCCAG agaggagaagaaaggagccGTGGAGAACGGAGacctggagaaggagaag AACGGCGTGAGGTTCCTGCGTTGCCCTGCGGCCATGACCGTCATGCACCTGGCCAAGTTCCTCCGCAACAAGATGGATGTGCCCAGCAAGTACAAG gtggaAGTGCTCTATGAAGATGAGCCCCTGAAGGAGTATTACACCCTGATGGACATTGCCTACATCTACCCCTGGAGGAGG AACGGGCCCCTGCCGCTCAAGTACCGCGTCCAGCCCGCCTGCAAGCGGCTCAAGCTGGCACCGCTGCCCCCTTCCGAGGGCACCAACACCAGCGGCGCCTCCGAGTGCGAGTCGCTCAGCGACAaggctcacagccctgccaccctgcccgCCACCTCCTCGTCCttacccagccctgccaccccctcccaCGGCTCGcccagctccaccaccaccgGCAGCGGCACCGCTCTCAACGGCACCGCCTCCTCGAactgccaccccctgcccccccggggCCGCAAAACGACTGTGAACGGCAGCGTGGGCAGCGCCTTGAGCTAG
- the CISD3 gene encoding CDGSH iron-sulfur domain-containing protein 3, mitochondrial gives MAWLRPAALGTLMRTATGGGRLEGAGRLCGHRYRHTPPELWDIPSLLSALPVRRYSVPPQPVIAAKEPFAVELKAGKKYAWCSCGHSEKQPFCDGAHKKAAPGASPLRFTAEQDGTAWLCGCKRTRTPPYCDGTHKEEAVQAAQPPTKP, from the exons ATGGCGTGGCTGAGACCGGCCGCGCTTGGGACACTGATGCGAACCGCCACGGGCGGGGGGcggctggaaggggctgggaggctTTGCGGTCACCGGTACCGCCATACTCCCCCGGAGCTTTGGGACATTCCGTCGCTTCTCTCCGCCCTCCCGGTCCGCCGGTACTCGGTCCCCCCGCAGCCGGTGATCGCCGCCAAGGAGCCGTTCGCGGTGGAGCTGAAGGCAGGGAAGAAATACGCCTGGTGCAGCTGCGGGCACAGCGAGAAACAG CCCTTCTGCGACGGTGCCCACAAGAAGGCAGCCCCGGGGGCCTCCCCGCTGCGCTTCACGGCCGAGCAGGACGGCACCGCCTGGCTCTGCGGCTGCAAACGCACGCGGACCCCCCCCTACTGCGACGGCACCCACAAGGAGGAGGccgtgcaggctgcccagccccccaCAAAGCCCTGA
- the PCGF2 gene encoding polycomb group RING finger protein 2 isoform X1, whose protein sequence is MHRTTRIKITELNPHLMCALCGGYFIDATTIVECLHSFCKTCIVRYLETNKYCPMCDVQVHKTRPLLSIRSDKTLQDIVYKLVPGLFKDEMKRRRDFYAAYPMAEVPNGSNEDRGEVSEQAKGSLPEEEIVSLSIEFYEGSREEKKGAVENGDLEKEKKNGVRFLRCPAAMTVMHLAKFLRNKMDVPSKYKVEVLYEDEPLKEYYTLMDIAYIYPWRRNGPLPLKYRVQPACKRLKLAPLPPSEGTNTSGASECESLSDKAHSPATLPATSSSLPSPATPSHGSPSSTTTGSGTALNGTASSNCHPLPPRGRKTTVNGSVGSALS, encoded by the exons ATGCACAGGACCACCAGGATAAAGATCACTGagctcaacccccacctgatGTGCGCCTTGTGCGGCGGCTACTTCATCGACGCCACCACCATCGTGGAGTGCCTGCACTCCT TCTGCAAAACCTGCATCGTTCGCTACCTGGAGACCAACAAGTACTGCCCCATGTGTGATGTGCAGGTGCACAAAACCAGGCCCCTCCTCAGCATCag GTCAGACAAGACCCTCCAGGACATTGTGTACAAGCTGGTGCCAGGGCTCTTCAAAG atGAGATGAAGAGGCGGCGAGACTTCTACGCAGCCtaccccatggcagagg tTCCCAATGGCTCCAACGAGGACCGCGGGGAGGTGTCGGAGCAGGCGAAGGGCAGCCTGCCGGAGGAGGAGATCGTCAGCCTCTCCATTGAGTTCTATGAAGGATCCAG agaggagaagaaaggagccGTGGAGAACGGAGacctggagaaggagaag AAGAACGGCGTGAGGTTCCTGCGTTGCCCTGCGGCCATGACCGTCATGCACCTGGCCAAGTTCCTCCGCAACAAGATGGATGTGCCCAGCAAGTACAAG gtggaAGTGCTCTATGAAGATGAGCCCCTGAAGGAGTATTACACCCTGATGGACATTGCCTACATCTACCCCTGGAGGAGG AACGGGCCCCTGCCGCTCAAGTACCGCGTCCAGCCCGCCTGCAAGCGGCTCAAGCTGGCACCGCTGCCCCCTTCCGAGGGCACCAACACCAGCGGCGCCTCCGAGTGCGAGTCGCTCAGCGACAaggctcacagccctgccaccctgcccgCCACCTCCTCGTCCttacccagccctgccaccccctcccaCGGCTCGcccagctccaccaccaccgGCAGCGGCACCGCTCTCAACGGCACCGCCTCCTCGAactgccaccccctgcccccccggggCCGCAAAACGACTGTGAACGGCAGCGTGGGCAGCGCCTTGAGCTAG